From the Nycticebus coucang isolate mNycCou1 chromosome 13, mNycCou1.pri, whole genome shotgun sequence genome, the window AATGTCTACAGTCTGGTTTACCCACCAGGATCCTGGAAGGGGCAGGATCTCTAGGAGATGGCAAATACACAAAGGGGGTTAGAGGCCCTTAACCCTGACAACGAGCCCCTCTTAGCCAGGGCTCAAGGCAGTTGTGCATATCCCCAAGAAGGGCCCAGAGCATCCCACCCAGAGCTGAGGCCTGACCCCAGCactcaggcagcagcaggggcCCCACTGGGCCAAGCCCCACACTCTAGCCCCATTAGACATCCTGGAATGGGCATGAGTGGGTGAACTGTCACCATCTCTAAGCTCAGGGCAGCCCAAGGAGGGGAAGACCAAACAAGGCCACAGGAGCTGTTGCATCTTGTGGGTGCTCATCCTTGTCGGGAGGGGGACCCTCTGGGTCCTGGCCAGTTCTGAGGTGGTGTCCTCCACCCCATCTGGGAGTACACAGCTAAGCCTGGTACCCTGTGCGTACCTGGGGCATATGTACCAACCTGTCTCCTAGTTCACACTCCTTAGGCTGGCCTGACCAGGCCTCTTCCCCAAATCCtcacctctgccctcccccaaccACATAGGGGGTGCTGCCCAGCCCAGTGCCCTGTGGAGCCAGATGAGCTGGTCTGGTGGAATACCTGGGCGGGCAGCGGTGCTCCTGGAAGCACCCCAGACAGATAGCATTCACCCCCACGCTCTTGCCTGTCTGTGCCACCTCAGGCTGCCTGGACAGAAGCCCAGGCCCCCGACTTCCACTTCCTGCCAAGCCTGGAGCCTCTCCTGAGCAGTTCCTCTATAGCCCaagtaccagggctggtggagcCCTGAGACTAACTTGCTGGCACAGAGGTAAGACCAGCCCCATGAGCAGCCATGCAGGCGTCGTTTGCAGCTCAGTGGGTtcctggagcctcagtttctcctccacccttcctccccttctcaggTTGCTGGctcaggcaccaagccaacaccTAGGTGGCCAATGACAGATGCCAGGGTTGTAAGGCTGGCAGTAGCAACAGCAGGGGACACCGGAGTTCCTTCTCTCTTGGCTTGAGAATTTTGAGATATCCTTAGAGGCCCCAAACTAGGGGGCAGTGCAGGCATGGGTACCCTCTATCTGGCAttggccccacccccatccccccaGCTCCCTCTGATGAGGACAAGTCTTCAGCAGACTTGTGAAGGTAGACACCGGCTCTCCCCCCACCTGAGGTCCCGGCTGCTCCAGTGTCAGGTTGGGCTTCCCACAACCCAGCTCCCTGGGCCAGGGACACCCCTCGCTACCCTTCAGGCTTCCAACCAGGGCTATCCTCCCACCCTTGCTGGACCTATACTTCCCTTGGGAGCATGAACCCTGATTTCTGACTCTACCCCAGCCCTAGAGGCCCTGGGGGACCAAGTTGAGCATCAGGTTGGGCAAACAAATGACACTTGACAAGTTGTAGAAGATAGCAAATAATTCATGTTGTCTCCAGGCAGCTCCTACCACAGGGATTCTCACAAGGGCCTTCCCCGCAGACTGTCCACCAGGGCCTGCAGCTTCTCTGACAGTGCTACCTGCAGAAGGAGAGGTGAGATGGGTGGTTGTGGGGGCAGAGGGCCCAGGGTGGGCAGCGGGGCTCCTCCCACCTGGTACTGTGCAGGGCTCTGCAGCTTCCTGTGCTCAGTGCTGAGGCGGCTCAGGGACAGTTGGGCAAAGGCCCTGGACTCTGCCAATGACGGCAGCGGCTCACATGGCTGCAAGAGGAAGGGAGGCTGGCTTGGGTCAAGGCTCAATTGTTGCTGAAGGTGCAGAACAAAGGGTTGGGTAGGGGCATTTACCTGTCCCTGCTGGACCCAGAGTCGCAGCAGGGGCTCCACCTGGGCTGGCTTTACAGTACGGGGCTCCTGAGCCCCCCGAGGCCAAACCCTTAGCTCCTGCCCAGCCTGTGGGGGTGGCTCTTCTGCCAACTGCAGCAGGTCCAATAGCAGAGACCCTTAGAGGAGGCAAGATTAATGTGGGGGTACATGTACACTTAAAAGGGAagagaggggcagtgcctgtggctcagtgggtagggcaccagccccatataccgagggtggtgggtttgaacccgggcctggccaaactgcaaccaaaaagaaaaaaacagccctgagtttgtggcaggtgcctatagtcccagctactagggaggctgaggcaggagaatcgcctaagcccaggagttggaggttgctgtgagctgtgtgatgccacggcactctacagagggttataaagtgagactctgtctctaaaaaaaaaggaacaaaagagagATGGGAGGGTACTCACCATCAGAGCCCAGGAGCCGGAAGGCAGCCTTGCTCCCTGGCAAGGTCTGCTTCTCAGGGTCCTCGGTCAGCTTCATTCGAGGCTGGCCTCCCACAGACACCAGCTGCAGGGCGAGCATGTTGAGATGgctcctcattccccaccatctTCATTGCATCCCCAACCCATGAGCCCCTAGACCTACCCCCACCTTATAGACACAGCCCAGAGAAGGCTGTTGGGGGCAGGTGACTACACTGGTGCCAATGCCGATGACGTTCACCTCGCTGCCctggggggagagaggaggtggtAGTGAGCCCAACCAGGACCTCCACGGGACTCCAGGCCCTCCTCAGCACCCTCcgcctgcccctcctccccccacctcctggACTAGCCGAGCCAATTCCTCTTCATCAATGTTGTTGCTGACAGCGATGGGGACTGACTCCAGCCAGGGCACCTGGAAGCTGGTATGTGGTGGAacaaggggaggggtgggggcagcCCCCTCAGATTTTCCTGATTCACTGTGGGCTCTCCCATCCCCTTCAGGCACACCTACACTCAGCCCCCTGAACCCTGCCAGAGCCTGTAGCATCACCCCTAAAACTAGGCCAgagtccctccctccctgccccctctaTGTCCTAGCTCCCCAAGGGGTCTCTGGGCAGACACACGCCTCCCTAAGGCACTCACTGGGCTGCAGTGGCCCGGAAGACCCCACGGACCTCCTGGGCCAGCTGAAGCAAGTCACCACTGTCCAGCCTTACACCCACGGCCCGATACCCCAGCTCCCCTAGTGCGAGGGCTACCGCCAGGAAATTGGGTACACCACTCCTGCAGGTGTGGAAGGAGGAGTCAGGAGCTGCCGCTTCTCTGTGGAGCCCACCCAGAACACCTGGGGCTCACCTCCATACACTATAGGAATCCAGCAGGCCCTGGAAGGCCCGGGGAAATGCCAGGGCATAGGCCACAAATGCAGCCCTCTCCCCTGGGTGCGGTTCCTGCACCCCCAGCCCCAGGTGGGCACACACCCGCTCCAGCCACTTCTGTACGTTGGCAGCCAGGTCCACCCCAGCGCCCTCACTGGAAGCCGGAGCCAAAATCTGTGGAGTCAGGTGGTTGAAGATCTGGGTCCCAGGGTGAAGGGCAAGGCCTGGGAGTGGCCAAATATGACCCGGGCTGAGGGCAAAGGTAATGCACACTGGCTCCCAAGTAGCACTCTGGCTACTTGCCCAGTGTGCACAGATGGGCCTGGCCTACCCCTCCTTGGGGTTGAGAGGATTTGCTGACCGGGTCAGGTGGCACCTCACTGCCTGAAAAGGAGGTGATGAAGGAGTGGGCCAGGGTCCCGGCCACTGGAATGCCCCGGAGCTGCCCAGCAAGCACATTACTGCTACTGTCGAAGCCTGGGGGAGGGAGTCAGGCCAGATTGGGGGACTCCTgggtcctcctgcctccttcccagcCCCTGCCTCATCCCCTCAGGCCCTCACCACCCAGGTAGCTGTAGGTGGAGGCTGTGAGACCCCCATTCGGGCCCTGAGCGCGTCGCAGGCCCATCTCCAGCAGCCGCTTCTCTGGCCCAGCAATCAGTCGGAGCCTGGCTGCGTTGGTGGCCACCAGGCTGTGAGGGACAAGGGGGCAGGAGACCGGGTTGAGGCTCGTGACAAAGTTATCTGGGGCCTGGAGTTCCAGCCGCGGAGCTCCACCGTCACCCAGTATGTCCTGGAGAGCCCCCACCAGGGGAGCCAGCAGGAATCCTCTCCCTAGCTGCGGACCCCTGGGTCTCCACCCAGGAGCTCCGCCCCTCCGTCCTGCTTCCTACAGGGAACCCCAAACCACCTGGCATAGCTGACCAGGCACAGTAGTGGCGTTTCCAGCAGCTGCACTACCAGAAGTGGCCCCGACACCTGCAGCAGTGGCACCTGTGGGGGACGGGTGCGGCGTCTGTCATCTCTGGTGGCGACCTGTCCCAGGCCGCCCTTCCCTTCAGTCCTGCTCACTCTGCACTCACGCCAGGGAAGGCGAGGGAACCCTCAGGCAGGGCCCGCACCGTCACCCCTGAGCAGTCGAGGGCCCGAAGGTGCTGGAAGAACGCGGGGTCTGTGTCTGCGGGCAGTACAGAGGCCAGGAACTGCACGTCTGGGGAAGAAAGGCACCGCGCTGGGGCGCGTGCTGGCCCGGGGCCAGGGGCGCCCCGTCGGGCTAGGAGAGTCCGGCGGGGGCTTGGGGGCTACCTGCGTCCCGCAGGCGGAAGTCGTGCAGGAAGCGCACGCAGTCGCGCAAACCCGCCGCCAAGGCGAAGGCGCCGCCAAAGGGGCAGCGGCGGAAGAAGAGCTCGAACTCAGCGTGGACCCGCTCACGGCCCGCGCGCCAGTAGCCCAGCGCCATAGTGGCCTGGTAGAGGTCGGTGAGCAGCGGCGGCGCCGCCGCACTCCCCTCGGGGTCCCACTCGGCCGCCATCGGCCCCACTCGGCCCCGCTCGCCCGGACTCTGGCTCAGCTCGGCCCGCCCTCGTGACGCACCCCAGCCAATGGCCGCGCCCCTGTGGGGCGTGTCGTAAACCCGTTCAGGACAGGACGGGCTGCGACACCAGGACGTCCACCTCTATGGGCAACGCAGACCTCATGGTCTCCAGATGCTCAGAGAGACCACAGCAGCTGGACTCCGGATGGTGTGGGGGACATTATCCCCAGCCCTAACCGAGGGCTGAGGTCCTCTTTGAGCTTGGCCAGGTTATGATTACCTAGGATGCTCCCCGCAGCAGCCTGAGCCGCCTCCTCCTAGCCAGGTCAGAAGTGCAGCTCAGAACCTGCCGCAGGGTTGGGAGGGTAGAGGACAGACCCAGCCAGGCTTCATCCCTACCCCATCCAAGAGCAGCCAGCGTTTTCCCAGGCCCCGGAATGAGGACAGAGGTTGCAGCACCAGGCTTGCAACACAGGGTGCACAGGATGGGGCCAACTGCCCAGGAAAGGGCCAGGGGGCCCCTTACCCACCCCCAACCAGCACCAAAACGGCCTTGTATGGTTATGAAGGCCCAGTCAGTGTGCCCTAGGTTGGGGGTCCACTCCAAGCCCCACAGTAAATTTCTCTAAAGTTTTGTGGGCTGAGTCATATAGCCTGTCACCCAGGGAATTAGTTGTCCAATCCCCTTTGGCTAAGAGGCCTGGAGGACACCAGCTGATGGGAAGTAACCAGAGCCACATGCGCGCCTCAAGGTAGACATGGGCTGTAGCCATGCTGGGACAGTCTGGGGAGGGTCCACCAGCAACACAAGTAATGACCACACAGCATTGCTGGGGTATGAAGGAAACAAGACAGGGGGCCACAACCTGATCATAAGGGGACATAATGGGAAAAAGGATGGGTGCAGGTATCCAGCAGGTAGGGGGAAGAGACCACAGAAGGGGCAGTGCCTCGCAGGAGCTACAGAAAGAAGTCTGGACTTTTTCCTAGACATGGGGGGACGTGTGCAGGGTTTCAAACGAGTCAGGGGTAGGGCACAGAATCTTGGTCATAGCAGCAGGGCCAGGACCCCTGCTGGGCCTTCTTTCTTCCCTGGATGTACACTATGCTCCCACACCTTGGATGCTGAGTGGAGAAATAGCTAAGACTGTTTCTAAAGAGCTTGAATTGGACTTGGTACTTGCAACAGAAAGCCCTGGTGCAGCTGTGGGCACAGCTGGCCCACAGGGAGATGAGAGCAGGCAGAGGTGAGCCAGGGGTGAGATCACAGGGCCAGAGATGGGAGTGGGAGGCTGGAAAATGACCAGGACAGGAGCCAGAGAGCAGGAGTTACAGTCTTTATTCATGGCAGggccacacgcacacacatgttCATTAGCCTTCAGATTTTGTTGAAAGCTGCGATGTCCACACTCTGCACCTAAGGAAAGGTGGGGGCAGTGACCATAGTGGGACCTGTACCCCACAGAGGCAGGTGTGTCCCCCAGGGTTACCCCAGCTCCCATTCAACCTCCCGGTCCTATTGGCCACTCACATGCTCCTCAAACTTGGTGATCTCTTCTTCTAGCAGGTCGGTCCCCACCTTGTCGTCCTCCACCACACACTGGATCTGCAGCTTCTGGATGCCATAGCCCACGGGCACCAGCTTGGATGCCCCCCAGACCAGCCCGTCCAACTGGATTGAGCGCACACAGGCCTCTAGCTGGGCCATATCTGTCTCATCATCCCACTGTGGGCAAGAGGTGGAAAGGTTGGAGCCAGCCAGCCTCAGTAGCCTCTAGAACACCAAGGGAGAACTGCCTGCCCCAACGTAGAACCACTGTGAGGATACAATTCTGTCTCCTTAAAGGGCCTCCAGAAAACAATCTAAATTTATACTGCTCTGTCTCCAAGTCTCCGTTCTTATCCCACAATTTCTAAATCTGGCTTTAAAGTCCCACCGGAACACAGGATGGTAGAGGGTCAGCACACATGGAATCTCCTCCCCCGCAGCTAAAGGACTGGGCTGGGCTCTTGGAAACCCTAGCCCTGCCTCACTCACAGGCTTGACATCCAGCAGGATGGAAGATTTGGCCACCAGTGCTGGCTTCTTAGCCTTCTTTTCTGCATACTGCCGCAGCCGCTCCTCCCGCAGTCGGGCTGCCTCTTTGTCCTCTTCCTCGTTGTCACTGCCAAACAGGTCGATGTCATCATCCTCATCATCCTCGGCTGGCGTGGCCACCTTCTTGGCTGGAGACTCCACTTGGCGCATGGGAGACACATGCTGGGGGGTAGAGGGCATGCTGAGCTCCAGCTGGTTGAGCTGTTTTTCTCCAACTCTTATGGACCCCAGGCCCTGGTCCTACTGTGGGGATTAGTCTGCACATGCCTATAAACCCTGTTAGGCACCTTGAGGATCCTAGCCACAAGGTCCTCATTGTTGCCAGAGCCAGCCTACAGTGCAACTTAGATGAGGATACTCACCTGGGTTTGTGGGGCTGTGGCCCGATGGCTGGGTGAGCTCTTCTCCAGCATATTCAGCCGGGCCTCCAGCTTGGAGAAAGCCTGCTGCAGGTCCTGTACCACTGCAGGGACAAGGGGACAGGTCagatggcaggggctgggctgggctgcccCCATCCCCTGGGCCCCAGAGCCTTACCGCCTCGCAGGCTCTGGTTCTCCACTTCCAGACTGGCGATCCGGGTGATGAGCTCGCTGTGGTCTCCACCGGGGCCACTGGAAGCCCCAGGGCCTGAGCTCTGCAAGgttgggtgggggggagggggctcaGTGCCCCAGTCTCAGCTGTTTACAAGCAGAGCCTCAAGGCCAGGAAGGAGGCCCCTCAGAGGCTTCATTCAGTCAGCCCCACAGGATCTACCTGCCATGCTTAGGACTGTGCTGGAACTCATAGAAAGAAAACCCTGGAACCCCCTCCCTGCTGACACCCAGCCCATCTTTATTGGTAGCAAAAACCTATTGCCCCGATCATGAAATTTGCAGCCAAGCTGCAAGCACAGGGCTCAGGGCAACCCAGACATGAAGGCAGCGTGGAGCTCAGAGCCATGGCTGCTACTGCCTGGCAAAGCCCCAAGGTGGCAGAGACTTAACAGTCCCAGAGCAGCCTGGCTCAGGCCTCAGGGAAACCATGACCACTACCCTACGCTCTGAGCAGGAGGGGAGAGCAGCTGAGGGCCCCCTGGCACAGGAGGAAGGACAGGATCA encodes:
- the NAPRT gene encoding nicotinate phosphoribosyltransferase isoform X2 codes for the protein MAAEWDPEGSAAAPPLLTDLYQATMALGYWRAGRERVHAEFELFFRRCPFGGAFALAAGLRDCVRFLHDFRLRDADVQFLASVLPADTDPAFFQHLRALDCSGVTVRALPEGSLAFPGVPLLQVSGPLLVVQLLETPLLCLVSYASLVATNAARLRLIAGPEKRLLEMGLRRAQGPNGGLTASTYSYLGGFDSSSNVLAGQLRGIPVAGTLAHSFITSFSGSEVPPDPILAPASSEGAGVDLAANVQKWLERVCAHLGLGVQEPHPGERAAFVAYALAFPRAFQGLLDSYSVWRSGVPNFLAVALALGELGYRAVGVRLDSGDLLQLAQEVRGVFRATAAHFQVPWLESVPIAVSNNIDEEELARLVQEGSEVNVIGIGTSVVTCPQQPSLGCVYKLVSVGGQPRMKLTEDPEKQTLPGSKAAFRLLGSDGSLLLDLLQLAEEPPPQAGQELRVWPRGAQEPRTVKPAQVEPLLRLWVQQGQPCEPLPSLAESRAFAQLSLSRLSTEHRKLQSPAQYQVALSEKLQALVDSLRGRPL
- the EEF1D gene encoding elongation factor 1-delta isoform X4 yields the protein MATNFLVHEKIWFDKFKYDDAERKFYEQMNGPVAGSSQENGASVILRDIARARENIQKSLAGSSGPGASSGPGGDHSELITRIASLEVENQSLRGVVQDLQQAFSKLEARLNMLEKSSPSHRATAPQTQHVSPMRQVESPAKKVATPAEDDEDDDIDLFGSDNEEEDKEAARLREERLRQYAEKKAKKPALVAKSSILLDVKPWDDETDMAQLEACVRSIQLDGLVWGASKLVPVGYGIQKLQIQCVVEDDKVGTDLLEEEITKFEEHVQSVDIAAFNKI
- the NAPRT gene encoding nicotinate phosphoribosyltransferase isoform X1, which produces MAAEWDPEGSAAAPPLLTDLYQATMALGYWRAGRERVHAEFELFFRRCPFGGAFALAAGLRDCVRFLHDFRLRDADVQFLASVLPADTDPAFFQHLRALDCSGVTVRALPEGSLAFPGVPLLQVSGPLLVVQLLETPLLCLVSYASLVATNAARLRLIAGPEKRLLEMGLRRAQGPNGGLTASTYSYLGGFDSSSNVLAGQLRGIPVAGTLAHSFITSFSGSEVPPDPILAPASSEGAGVDLAANVQKWLERVCAHLGLGVQEPHPGERAAFVAYALAFPRAFQGLLDSYSVWRSGVPNFLAVALALGELGYRAVGVRLDSGDLLQLAQEVRGVFRATAAHFQVPWLESVPIAVSNNIDEEELARLVQEGSEVNVIGIGTSVVTCPQQPSLGCVYKVGLVSVGGQPRMKLTEDPEKQTLPGSKAAFRLLGSDGSLLLDLLQLAEEPPPQAGQELRVWPRGAQEPRTVKPAQVEPLLRLWVQQGQPCEPLPSLAESRAFAQLSLSRLSTEHRKLQSPAQYQVALSEKLQALVDSLRGRPL
- the NAPRT gene encoding nicotinate phosphoribosyltransferase isoform X3, which codes for MAAEWDPEGSAAAPPLLTDLYQATMALGYWRAGRERVHAEFELFFRRCPFGGAFALAAGLRDCVRFLHDFRLRDADVQFLASVLPADTDPAFFQHLRALDCSGVTVRALPEGSLAFPGVPLLQVSGPLLVVQLLETPLLCLVSYASLVATNAARLRLIAGPEKRLLEMGLRRAQGPNGGLTASTYSYLGGFDSSSNVLAGQLRGIPVAGTLAHSFITSFSGSEVPPDPILAPASSEGAGVDLAANVQKWLERVCAHLGLGVQEPHPGERAAFVAYALAFPRAFQGLLDSYSVWSFQVPWLESVPIAVSNNIDEEELARLVQEGSEVNVIGIGTSVVTCPQQPSLGCVYKVGLVSVGGQPRMKLTEDPEKQTLPGSKAAFRLLGSDGSLLLDLLQLAEEPPPQAGQELRVWPRGAQEPRTVKPAQVEPLLRLWVQQGQPCEPLPSLAESRAFAQLSLSRLSTEHRKLQSPAQYQVALSEKLQALVDSLRGRPL